A stretch of DNA from Maridesulfovibrio sp.:
AAAGGGTCATGGACCGCAGCGGCGGTTGGCGCACCGATTTCACCAAAATCAAGGCGGGATCATTCATCAAGGCCAACGGCGGATATCTGGTCATCAACCTCATGGACGCCATTGTTGAGCCCGGAGTCTGGCCCACGCTCAAACGCTCTCTCAAAACCGAAAAAATTGAAATCCAGACCTTCGACCCCTACTACTTCATTTCATCCACCGGCCTCAAACCGGAACCGATTGAGATGGACGTAAAGGTAGTTGTGCTCGGCGACCCCCATCTGTACCAGTTGCTGCGCCACTACGACCCGGACGTACCCAAAATCTTCAAGGTCCGTGCGGATTTCGAAACCACCATGGACCGGGACGAAAAGGCCGTTGATGCCGTTGCAAAATTCGTCAGCCGCATGGTTGAAAAAGACAAACTCATGCCCTTCGACCGGACCGGAGTCGCAGCTATCATTGAACAGGCTGTACGCATGGCCGGGCGTCAGGAGAAAATCACCACGTCATTTCCCCTGCTGGCGGACATGCTGGGCGAGGCAAGCCACTATGCAGGCCGGAACGGTTCAGGATCAGTCAAGGCCGAGCATGTTGAGCAGGCCATAGAAGCCCACCGCAAACGCTCAAATCAGGCCGAGGAACGCCTTCAGGAAATGATCGACCGAGGCAGCCTGTATGTGGACACCGACGGCGAAGTAACCGGACAGGTCAACGGGCTGGCCGTATACTCCCTCGGCGACTACTCCTTCGGCAAGCCCTCACGCATCACGGCGGTAACCGCCATGGGCAAAGGCGGCATAATCAACATTGAGCGAGAAGCAGATATGTCCGGGCCGACGCACAACAAGGGAATTTTCATTCTCTCCGGTTTCCTGCGCCGCTGTTTCGCTCAGGACAAACCGCTCTCCCTTACTGCCAGCATCGCCTTCGAGCAGTCCTACGGAGGCATAGACGGCGATTCGGCCTCCTCAACCGAACTTTACGCCCTGCTCTCCAGCCTCGCGGAAGTTCCCATCCGGCAAGGCATCGCCGTGACAGGCTCGGTCAACCAGAAAGGAGAAGTCCAGCCCATCGGCGGAGTAAACCAGAAAGTGGAAGGGTTCTACCTCTGCTGCAAGCATGCTGGACTCACTGGTGAGCAGGGGGTCATGATCCCCGAACCCAACGTCAAGGATCTGATGCTGCGCAAGGAAGTGGTCGAGGCCGTGCGTGAAGGCAAGTTTCACATCTGGTCGGTGTCAACCATCGAACAGGGCATAGAAATCCTCACCGGCATTCCCGCCGGAGAAAAAGACGGTGAAGGGAAATACCCCGAAGATTCAATCTACGGCAAAGTGGACGCCCGCCTGATCGATCTGGCCGAAGGACTCAAGAACTTCGGAGCCGGTGACGAAGAAAAGGATGAAAAGAAAAAAAGCGGCGGGGGCTGCTGCACCAAGTAAATCAGCAATTAAAGCCGCTGCGGGAAAACTCCCGCAGCGGCTTTTTCTTTGTGAAATAAGCTGATGCGCTTTGCGCTTTTATTAATTGATTTCGCCGCCGGAGCCATACCCTATCAAAAAATACTGCCTAAGGCTTTCAGTGCCTTTGAATAATCCCTGCCCATGGGAATCAGTTCAAAAACAAGGCCCGGTCGCTTGAGCAGGGCTTTCAGAATAGGGCGGATTCTGGTTCTTCCTTCCTCATCAACCCCTTCCATTGCCTCGCTTGGCACCGCCCTGCTCCAATCATCACTTATGGCACGGATACAGGCAAAGGGTATCCCTGCTGCTACGGCAGTGTTCGCAACAACCACTGATTCCATATCCGCAGCCAATGCTCCGGTGCGCTCATAGAGAGTCTGCTTTTCATCGGGAGTCAGAACCGGGCTCTGTACGGTGACAAGAGGACCGCAGGCAAATTCTCCGCAGGCCGGCAGCAGGGCCTCCCGTGCGGCTTCATCGGCCGCATTTTCCCTCCAGGACGGAATATCGCTGATGTCGGAAACGATGGAGGTGGCTGTTACAGTGGTTCCGGCGCAAAGCCCCGGAACAAGTCCGCCTGAAACACCTATGCTCAGCAGCAGGTCCGGTTTTTCGGCACATACCGCTGCTGCTGCTTCGGCGGCTCTCTTAATCCCTATGCCGGAAACAATGCACCGGAACGAAACACCATTTGCAAGCGTGCCTGCCATCATATCGAACCGACCGAAACTTTTTTTCTGCGCTCCCGGAAACACGGCAAGGGCTTCCTGCTCCATGGCCGCTATTACGACCAAGTTCTTTACTTCCATCTCCAATCCTCTTGCAATGCGCTGATATTAAACAGGTATACGACAGACAAAATACTCAGGTCCGAAATTTGACTTACTTTTGATGCCGGAATATTACTTTGGCAATTATTCAAACGTTTAATTTACAGAACGGAATTCAGCATGAGCAACAGACTATACTTTCTGGACAACCTTAGGGCTGTTACCATTTTCATGGTCGTGGCCCTGCATGTATCACTCTGCTATATGATCTTCGCCCCGTCATGGTGGTTCGTCATTGATCCGCGTCAGAGCATTTTTTTTACTTATGCAGTCATCCTGATTGATGTCCCGATTATGCCGACCATGTTTTTTCTGGCCGGCTATTTCGCACTGTCCTCTATGCAAAGATACGGGCTGTCTGGCTTCTGGACGGCCAAATTCAAACGCATAATCATCCCCTGGATAATCGGAGTACTATTCCTTGCCCCGCCTGCAATGTACATGATTCTCCTTTCACGCGGCAAGAGTCCGGACTACATGAATTTCTGGGCCAAAACGTTCTGGGTACCCCCCATGTTCAGCCAGTCAGTATTCTGGTTTCTGGGCATACTGACGCTGTTTTACATGATCCTTTCCGCGCTATACAATTTTTTCCCGGTACTGCGCAGCCAATCCAGACGCAGTATGATCCCGTCACCACTACTGCACATTATCTTTATAGCCATCACGACCAGTCTGTTTCTGTCCATGAACCAATTTTTCCCGGCAGACACATGGATTAACGACTACTATATTTTTACCTTCGAACCACTGCGTATTTCAATCTACCTGCTTTATTTCTGGCTGGGTATACTTGCGTGGAAACGGAACTGGTTCACCAGACAGGGATACACTCCCAGACTGCTTCCGTGGCTTGTTCTGTCTGTTTTATCCGCTGTGTTTTACACTCATTTCAAATTCCAGATGCACACAAACGGCACGGAACTGGCTGTACAGGCGAGCAACGCATTGGGATTCAATACATTTGCCTTTTCCATAGCGATGACCGGAATTTCCTTTTTCAAAAAATTCGTCAACAGCAGTGCTCCGGTATGGAAATCCTTTGCCGCAAGCTCCTATGGAATTTACCTGCTTCACTCCCTGGCAGTATACTACGGGGCCTATTACCTGCTCCGGTTTGATGCATCCCCGTTCATAAAGGCCCCGCTGCTGCTGGTCGGCTCTACCCTTGTCTGCTGGATCGTCACCGCACTGCTGAGGAAAAACAGAATCATGGCCGGAATTATCTGACCGCGTCACAGCCGAACCTACAACAACGAAGTTCTATAAAAAATCCGCAATGCCATATGACATTGCGGATTTACTTTTTTCTCAGCTAGATGAGACAGATAGTCTCCGACGGCCCTGCCGGGGTCCTACCAAACCAAAGGTCCCCATCCGGCAAACATCATCAGTCTACTTTCACGCCTTTGAGCGCGAGCATCATGCCCTTGAGCGGCCTTCTGACCGAGTCTGCTACAGCGGTCGGTTCGAAACCGCAGTGAACCATGCAGTTCGAGCAGCGCGGATCGTTGCCTACGCCGAACTTGTCCCATTCGGTTTCTTCCATCAGCTCTTTGTAGGAGGAGACGAAACCGTCTTCGAGCAGATAGCAGGGACGCTGCCAGCCGTGTACGGAGCGGCAGGGGTTACCCCAGGGAGAGCATTTGTAATCCTGATTTCCGGCAAGGAAATCCAGATAGAAACTGCTGTGGCTGAAATCCCATTTTTTGTTCCGGCCGATCTTGAAAATTTCGCGAAAAAGCTGCTTGCTCTGTTCACGGGTCAGGAAGCTGTCCTGATCTTCAGCAGCCTCATAGCTGAATGCAGCAGACAGGGTCATTCCGTCTACGCCCAGACTCATGAGAAAATCAAAGAATTCAGCTGCTCCCTCAGCGGTCTGCCCGCCGAACAGGGTCGTGTTGGTGTTGACCCTGAACCCTTTGGACTTGAGCAGTTTTATCGCACGCACGGCGGACTGGAAAACGCCCTGTTTGCAAACGATCTTGTCATGAACTTCTTCTTTGCCGTCGAGATGAATGTTGAAGGTAAGGTAAGGGCTGGGCTTGAATTCGCTGATCCGTTCGGGAACCAGGATGCCGTTGGTGCACAGGTAGACGAATTTTTTGCGTCTGGTAAGTTCCTTGACTATGGTAGGCATTTCGGGATGCAGCATGGGTTCACCGCCGGGAATGGAGACGATGGGTGCTCCGCACTCTTCTGCGGCGGCAACGCATTCCTCTACGGAAAGACGCTGGTTGAGGATGTGCGGGGGCTGGTTGACCTTTCCGCAGCCCTTGCAGCGCAGGTTGCACTGGAACAGAGGCTCAAGCATGAGAACCAGCGGATAATGCTTGTTTCCCTTGATGGTCTGGGTAAGAATATATTTGCCGAGTCTAGCTATTTGAATTGCAGGAATTGCCAAGGTATCAACCTCTTTTTCCGCCCTGGTCCGGCGGGTTTATTTTTTAGCGGAGCAGGCTTTCACAAGCTTTTCACAGGCGTCCACTTTCAAAAGTTTCTCATGGTAGCTTTTGCTGGAAATGGCCGTTTTGTACTCTGCACAGGCCTTTTCCTGTTCATCGTCTTCAAGAAGAGCCGTTGCAAGCCCGAGCCGGTTCATGGCGAAATCCGGGGCCACTTTCACAGCTTTTTCATAATATTCAAGAGCCTTATCCAGACTGCCGACGCTTATCGGAGCGGACGGGGCTTTGAGGTACAATTCGCCGAGCATGCGGTCCGGACCGCCGA
This window harbors:
- a CDS encoding AAA family ATPase, with the protein product MTNILKERELEPEKLRWTLDPETLAFSTTDDLEPEDEIIGQCRGVEAFRFGMGMQLKGYNIFVTGPAGTGKQASVKKMLKDLSKSDKTPDDLLYVNNFKSNESPVLIRLPAGEGTTFRKAVHDFLEGIKREVPQLFESQEYIARKNEIIEMHEKQTREFFQGIEEKVKDSGLVIVNMQMGHFQRPDVVPLVDGEPIRMIQLEEKVEKGRFPREEFERLKEKQKELKEEVDNILAQVRQLQKEVKKKSDDVDKLMFMTLAQDLIGPLREKYPDAKTMKYFDEMLENMSEDLDSLRMIGKKPQAMEGGMMFMPPQADAILHPYQVNQLVDNSEQSGPPVIFEAYPTYRNLFGSIERVMDRSGGWRTDFTKIKAGSFIKANGGYLVINLMDAIVEPGVWPTLKRSLKTEKIEIQTFDPYYFISSTGLKPEPIEMDVKVVVLGDPHLYQLLRHYDPDVPKIFKVRADFETTMDRDEKAVDAVAKFVSRMVEKDKLMPFDRTGVAAIIEQAVRMAGRQEKITTSFPLLADMLGEASHYAGRNGSGSVKAEHVEQAIEAHRKRSNQAEERLQEMIDRGSLYVDTDGEVTGQVNGLAVYSLGDYSFGKPSRITAVTAMGKGGIINIEREADMSGPTHNKGIFILSGFLRRCFAQDKPLSLTASIAFEQSYGGIDGDSASSTELYALLSSLAEVPIRQGIAVTGSVNQKGEVQPIGGVNQKVEGFYLCCKHAGLTGEQGVMIPEPNVKDLMLRKEVVEAVREGKFHIWSVSTIEQGIEILTGIPAGEKDGEGKYPEDSIYGKVDARLIDLAEGLKNFGAGDEEKDEKKKSGGGCCTK
- a CDS encoding phosphorylase, encoding MEVKNLVVIAAMEQEALAVFPGAQKKSFGRFDMMAGTLANGVSFRCIVSGIGIKRAAEAAAAVCAEKPDLLLSIGVSGGLVPGLCAGTTVTATSIVSDISDIPSWRENAADEAAREALLPACGEFACGPLVTVQSPVLTPDEKQTLYERTGALAADMESVVVANTAVAAGIPFACIRAISDDWSRAVPSEAMEGVDEEGRTRIRPILKALLKRPGLVFELIPMGRDYSKALKALGSIF
- a CDS encoding acyltransferase family protein produces the protein MSNRLYFLDNLRAVTIFMVVALHVSLCYMIFAPSWWFVIDPRQSIFFTYAVILIDVPIMPTMFFLAGYFALSSMQRYGLSGFWTAKFKRIIIPWIIGVLFLAPPAMYMILLSRGKSPDYMNFWAKTFWVPPMFSQSVFWFLGILTLFYMILSALYNFFPVLRSQSRRSMIPSPLLHIIFIAITTSLFLSMNQFFPADTWINDYYIFTFEPLRISIYLLYFWLGILAWKRNWFTRQGYTPRLLPWLVLSVLSAVFYTHFKFQMHTNGTELAVQASNALGFNTFAFSIAMTGISFFKKFVNSSAPVWKSFAASSYGIYLLHSLAVYYGAYYLLRFDASPFIKAPLLLVGSTLVCWIVTALLRKNRIMAGII
- the hpnH gene encoding adenosyl-hopene transferase HpnH, which produces MAIPAIQIARLGKYILTQTIKGNKHYPLVLMLEPLFQCNLRCKGCGKVNQPPHILNQRLSVEECVAAAEECGAPIVSIPGGEPMLHPEMPTIVKELTRRKKFVYLCTNGILVPERISEFKPSPYLTFNIHLDGKEEVHDKIVCKQGVFQSAVRAIKLLKSKGFRVNTNTTLFGGQTAEGAAEFFDFLMSLGVDGMTLSAAFSYEAAEDQDSFLTREQSKQLFREIFKIGRNKKWDFSHSSFYLDFLAGNQDYKCSPWGNPCRSVHGWQRPCYLLEDGFVSSYKELMEETEWDKFGVGNDPRCSNCMVHCGFEPTAVADSVRRPLKGMMLALKGVKVD